The window GGGCTGCAATCCGTACCACGCCTTTTTTCAGCCGTGTCTGGCTCGCGATGTCGAGCAGCGCGCCGTCGAGGTCGTCGATCATCTTGGAAAACAGGGGCGTCAGCTCACGTCCGACCTCGGTCAGGGCAATCCGGCGCGTGCTGCGGTCGACCACGCGCACGCCCAGGGTCAGTTCGAGCTCCTTGATCAGCCCCGACAGCGCCGATTGCGTCACGTGCAGATACTCGGCCGCCAGGGTAAAACTGCCGGTCTTGGCGAGCGCGACGAGCGCGCGCATCTGGCGCAAGGTGGGATTCATAGCTTAATCTGATAAGTCGCGTTGAAAATATTGTTTGAATGATAGTTCGTTTTGCACTCTAATAGGGGAATCAACAGGGGAGCACAGCATGAAAATCACCAGAATTCACCACGTAGCCTACCGCTGCAAGGATGCCAAAGAGACAGTCGAGTGGTACGTCAAATACCTCAACATGGACTTCGTGCTGGCCATCGCCGAAGACCAGGTGCCGTCGACCGGCGCGCCCGACCCGTACATGCACGTTTTCCTCGATGCCGGCATGGGCAATGTGCTGGCATTCTTCGAGCTGCCGAGCCAGGCGCCGATGGGCCGCGACGAGAATACGCCGGCCTGGGTCCAGCACCTGGCATTGGAAGTCGGCTCCATGGACGAGCTGCTGTCCGCCAAGGCGCGCCTTGAAGCGGACGGCATCGAAGTCATCGGCCCGACCAACCACACCATCTTCAAGTCGATCTATTTCTTCGACCCCAATGGC of the Massilia violaceinigra genome contains:
- a CDS encoding VOC family protein, translated to MKITRIHHVAYRCKDAKETVEWYVKYLNMDFVLAIAEDQVPSTGAPDPYMHVFLDAGMGNVLAFFELPSQAPMGRDENTPAWVQHLALEVGSMDELLSAKARLEADGIEVIGPTNHTIFKSIYFFDPNGHRLELAVNTATPEMRQKLDAVKWDMLNEWSETRKAPKHAAWMHEKPQADQH